One Urocitellus parryii isolate mUroPar1 chromosome 9, mUroPar1.hap1, whole genome shotgun sequence DNA segment encodes these proteins:
- the Abl2 gene encoding tyrosine-protein kinase ABL2 isoform X1: MGQQVGRVGEAPGLQQPQPRGIRGSSAARPSGRRRDPAGRTTETGFNIFTQHDHFASCVEDGFEGDKTGGNSPEALHRPYGCDVESQALNEAIRWSSKENLLGATESDPNLFVALYDFVASGDNTLSITKGEKLRVLGYNQNGEWSEVRSKNGQGWVPSNYITPVNSLEKHSWYHGPVSRSAAEYLLSSLINGSFLVRESESSPGQLSISLRYEGRVYHYRINTTTDGKVYVTAESRFSTLAELVHHHSTVADGLVTTLHYPAPKCNKPTVYGVSPIHDKWEMERTDITMKHKLGGGQYGEVYVGVWKKYSLTVAVKTLKEDTMEVEEFLKEAAVMKEIKHPNLVQLLGVCTLEPPFYIVTEYMPYGNLLDYLRECNREEVTAVVLLYMATQISSAMEYLEKKNFIHRDLAARNCLVGENHVVKVADFGLSRLMTGDTYTAHAGAKFPIKWTAPESLAYNTFSIKSDVWAFGVLLWEIATYGMSPYPGIDLSQVYDLLEKGYRMEQPEGCPPKVYELMRACWKWSPADRPSFAETHQAFETMFHDSSISEEVAEELGRAASSSSVVPYLPRLPILPSKMRTLKKQAENKENIEGAQDAAENPASSSAPGFIRSAQASSGSPALPRKQRDKSPSSLLEDAKETCFTRDRKGGFFSSFMKKRNAPTPPKRSSSFREMENQPHKKYELTGNFSPVASLQHADGFSFTPAQQETNLVPPKCYGGSFAQRNLCNDDGGGGGGSGAAGGGWSGITGFFTPRLIKKTLGLRAGKPTASDDTSKPFPRSNSTSSMSSGLPEQDRMAMTLPRNCQRSKLQLERTVSASSQPEENVDRASDMLPKKSEEGAAPARERPKAKLLPRGATALPLRAPSGDPAMTEKDSPGVGAAGVAAAPKGKERNGGARLGTAGVPEDGEQPGWSSPAKAAAVLPTTHNHKVPVLISPTLKHTPADVQLIGTDSQGNKFKLLSEHQVTSSADKDRPRRVKPKCAPPPPPVMRLLQHPSVCSDPAEEPAALTAGQSTSETQEGGKKAAPGAVPISGKAGRPVMPPPQVPLPTSSVSPAKMANGTAGTKVALRKTKQAAEKISADKISKEALLECADLLSSAITEPVPNSQLVDTGHQLLDYCSGYVDCIPQTRNKFAFREAVSKLELSLQELQVSSAAAGVPGANPVLNNLLSCVQEISDVVQR, translated from the exons ATCACTTTGCCAGCTGTGTGGAGGATGGATTTGAGGGAGACAAGACTGGAGGCAATAGTCCAG AAGCTTTGCACCGCCCTTATGGTTGTGATGTTGAATCCCAGGCACTGAACGAAGCTATCAGGTGGAGTTCCAAGGAGAACTTGCTTGGAGCCACTGAGAGTGACCCTAATCTCTTTGTTGCACTTTATGATTTTGTAGCGAGTGGTGATAACACACTCAGCATCACTAAAG gtgaaaaactacgagttcttGGTTATAACCAGAATGGCGAGTGGAGTGAAGTTCGTTCTAAGAATGGACAGGGTTGGGTGCCAAGCAACTATATCACCCCAGTAAATAGCCTGGAAAAACATTCCTGGTACCATGGGCCTGTATCACGCAGTGCAGCCGAGTATCTACTCAGCAGTCTAATCAATGGCAGTTTCCTGGTGCGAGAAAGTGAGAGCAGCCCTGGGCAGCTTTCCATCTCGCTCAGGTATGAGGGGCGTGTGTATCACTACAGGATCAATACCACCACAGATGGCAAG GTGTATGTGACTGCTGAGAGCCGCTTTAGCACTTTGGCAGAGCTTGTTCACCATCATTCTACAGTGGCTGATGGGCTGGTGACAACATTACACTACCCAGCACCCAAGTGTAATAAGCCAACAGTCTATGGTGTATCCCCCATCCATGACAAATGGGAAATGGAACGAACAGATATTACCATGAAGCACAAACTTGGGGGCGGTCAGTATGGAGAGGTTTATGTTGGTGTCTGGAAAAAATATAGCCTTACAGTTGCTGTGAAAACACTGAAG GAAGATACCATGGAGGTTGAAGAATTCCTAAAAGAAGCTGCAGTGATGAAGGAAATCAAGCATCCTAATCTGGTGCAACTATTAG GTGTGTGTACTTTGGAGCCACCATTTTATATTGTGACTGAATACATGCCATATGGAAATCTGCTTGATTATCTCAGAGAATGCAACCGAGAAGAGGTGACTGCAGTTGTACTGCTTTACATGGCCACTCAGATCTCTTCTGCAATGGAGTATTTAGAGAAGAAGAATTTTATCCATAG AGATCTTGCAGCACGAAACTGCCTAGTGGGAGAAAACCATGTGGTAAAAGTGGCTGACTTTGGCTTAAGTAGACTGATGACTGGAGATACCTATACTGCTCATGCTGGAGCCAAATTTCCTATTAAATGGACAGCACCAGAGAGTCTTGCCTACAATACTTTCTCAATTAAATCAGATGTCTGGG CTTTTGGGGTACTATTATGGGAAATCGCTACATATGGAATGTCACCATACCCAGGTATTGACCTGTCTCAGGTCTATGATCTACTGGAAAAAGGATATCGAATGGAACAACCTGAGGGATGCCCTCCTAAAGTTTATGAACTTATGAGGGCAT GCTGGAAATGGAGCCCTGCTGACAGGCCCTCTTTTGCTGAAACACATCAAGCTTTTGAAACCATGTTCCATGACTCTAGCATTTCTGAAG AGGTAGCCGAGGAGCTTGGGAGAGCTGCCTCCTCCTCGTCGGTGGTTCCATACCTGCCCCGATTACCTATACTTCCTTCCAAGATGCGGACCCTGAAAAAACAGGCGGAGAACAAAGAGAACATTGAAGGAGCACAAGATGCCGCAGAAAATCCTGCCTCCAGTTCAGCACCAG GGTTCATTAGAAGTGCACAGGCCTCCAGTGGGTCCCCAGCACTGCCTCGAAAACAGAGAGACAAGTCACCCAGCAGCCTCTTGGAAGATGCCAAAGAGACATGCTTCACCAGGGATAGGAAGGGAGGCTTCTTCAGTTCCTTCATGAAAAAGAGAAATGCTCCCACACCCCCTAAACGCAGCAGCTCTTTCCGAGAAATGGAGAATCAGCCCCACAAGAAATATGAACTCACGGGTAACTTCTCACCTGTTGCTTCTCTACAGCATGCTGACGGGTTCTCTTTCACTCCTGCCCAGCAAGAGACGAACCTGGTGCCACCCAAATGCTATGGGGGGAGCTTTGCACAGAGGAACCTCTGTAATGACGacggtggcgggggtgggggcagtggcGCTGCTGGGGGTGGGTGGTCTGGCATCACAGGCTTCTTTACACCTCGCTTAATCAAAAAGACACTGGGCTTACGAGCAGGTAAACCTACAGCCAGTGATGACACTTCCAAGCCTTTTCCAAGGTCCAACTCTACATCTTCCATGTCCTCAGGGCTTCCAGAGCAGGATAGGATGGCAATGACCCTTCCCAGGAACTGCCAGAGGTCCAAACTCCAGCTGGAAAGGACAGTGTCCGCCTCTTCTCAGCCAGAAGAGAATGTGGACAGGGCCAGTGACATGCTTCCAAAAAAATCAGAGGAAGGTGCTGCTCCAGCCAGGGAGAGACCAAAAGCCAAACTGTTGCCCAGAGGAGCCACAGCGCTTCCTCTGAGAGCCCCTTCTGGGGACCCAGCCATGACCGAGAAGGACTCTCCAGGGGTGGGAGCGGCTGGAGTGGCAGCTGCACCCAAGGGCAAGGAGAGGAATGGTGGGGCACGCCTTGGGACTGCTGGAGTCCCAGAGGATGGAGAGCAGCCAGGCTGGTCTTCTCCAGCCAAGGCTGCGGCCGTCCTTCCAACCACTCACAACCACAAAGTGCCAGTCCTCATCTCGCCCACTCTCAAACACACTCCAGCAGACGTGCAGCTCATTGGCACAGACTCTCAGGGGAATAAATTCAAGCTCTTATCTGAGCATCAGGTCACATCCTCTGCAGACAAGGATCGCCCCCGACGGGTAAAACCAAAGTGTGCCCCACCTCCACCGCCGGTGATGAGACTCCTGCAGCATCCGTCCGTGTGCTCAGACCCTGCGGAAGAGCCAGCTGCCCTGACTGCAGGACAGTCCACGTCAGAAAcacaggaaggagggaaaaaggcAGCTCCAGGGGCAGTGCCCATCAGTGGGAAAGCTGGGAGGCCGGTGATGCCTCCACCCCAAGTGCCTCTGCCCACATCTTCCGTCTCGCCAGCCAAGATGGCCAATGGCACAGCAGGTACTAAGGTGGCTCTGAGAAAAACCAAACAGGCAGCTGAGAAAATCTCAGCAGACAAAATCAGCAAAGAGGCCCTGCTGGAATGTGCTGACCTACTGTCCAGTGCAATCACGGAACCTGTGCCCAATAGCCAGCTGGTCGACACTGGACACCAGCTGCTCGACTACTGCTCAGGCTACGTGGACTGCATCCCCCAGACTCGCAACAAATTCGCCTTCCGAGAGGCTGTGAGCAAACTGGAGCTCAGCCTGCAGGAGCTGCAGGTGTCCTCAGCAGCTGCTGGTGTGCCCGGGGCAAACCCTGTCCTTAATAACTTACTGTCCTGTGTACAGGAAATCAGTGATGTGGTACAGAGGTAG